The following proteins are co-located in the Chloroflexota bacterium genome:
- a CDS encoding PHP domain-containing protein — translation MKFDLHLHSTASDGRYSPEELVNTAATLGLEVIAITDHDSVEGIAPALKAAQAFPTLKVIPGVEVSTDVPHGEVHVLGYFIDCADAELIKKLVELRGSRKIRAQKMIAKLANLGIHIEWERVQEIAGSGSVGRPHIAQAIMEKGYVQSSKEAFVKYIGREGPAYAEREKMTPEEVVELVVRVGGLPVLAHPADMENLEDLIPRLQRVGLIGLEVYYSNYNPRSIQQLASIAHKHGLIATGGSDYHGFDNTTETPIGGVKVPPECIKRLFALSRKRAT, via the coding sequence ATGAAGTTCGACCTGCATCTCCACAGTACCGCCTCGGACGGGCGCTACAGTCCTGAAGAGCTGGTAAACACAGCAGCCACCTTGGGGCTGGAGGTCATCGCCATTACCGACCACGACTCTGTAGAGGGAATTGCCCCTGCCCTGAAAGCGGCGCAGGCATTCCCCACCCTCAAGGTCATCCCCGGTGTAGAGGTCAGCACTGACGTCCCCCACGGTGAGGTTCATGTTCTGGGTTATTTCATAGATTGCGCTGACGCGGAATTGATAAAGAAACTGGTAGAACTGCGTGGTTCACGGAAGATACGGGCACAGAAGATGATCGCCAAGCTGGCCAATCTGGGAATCCACATCGAGTGGGAGAGGGTGCAGGAGATAGCCGGGAGCGGTTCCGTAGGGCGGCCCCACATTGCCCAGGCTATTATGGAGAAAGGCTATGTCCAATCTTCCAAGGAAGCCTTCGTCAAATACATCGGCAGGGAAGGGCCGGCCTATGCGGAGCGGGAGAAGATGACACCTGAGGAGGTGGTGGAACTGGTGGTGAGGGTGGGTGGGCTTCCAGTCCTGGCCCATCCGGCCGACATGGAAAATCTGGAGGATCTCATTCCACGGCTCCAGAGGGTGGGGCTGATCGGCCTGGAGGTCTATTACAGTAACTATAATCCCAGGTCAATCCAGCAATTGGCCTCCATAGCCCACAAGCATGGGCTGATCGCCACTGGAGGCAGTGATTACCATGGCTTCGACAACACGACTGAGACCCCCATAGGGGGGGTTAAAGTACCTCCCGAGTGCATCAAGCGCCTCTTCGCTCTCAGCCGAAAAAGGGCCACTTAG
- a CDS encoding HNH endonuclease, protein MGSGVIVSEPFEGVHWDSRRAERGDTAHRVEIIFDVLSDLPILDEKALSSDALGQHNWYPQASATRIPESTAVQLESIWSRATGLTFKPPESAGLPGLRLEGTKRSQIITTYERNHEAREECLRRHGRRCQVCSLAFEERYGAIGKGFIHVHHVVPVSGIGQEYEVDPVNDLSPVCPNCHAMLHKRTPPLSIHELKRMIQASDV, encoded by the coding sequence ATGGGTTCAGGGGTTATTGTGTCGGAGCCCTTTGAAGGTGTTCATTGGGATTCGAGGAGAGCAGAACGTGGAGACACTGCCCATCGTGTTGAGATTATTTTCGACGTCTTGAGTGATCTCCCAATACTAGATGAGAAAGCCTTGTCATCAGATGCGCTGGGCCAGCACAACTGGTACCCGCAAGCATCAGCTACTCGTATCCCCGAAAGTACTGCAGTGCAACTCGAGTCCATTTGGTCACGGGCAACCGGTCTAACCTTCAAGCCACCTGAGAGTGCTGGACTTCCCGGCTTGCGTCTTGAAGGCACAAAACGCAGCCAGATCATCACGACATACGAACGCAACCATGAGGCACGTGAAGAATGTCTCAGGCGCCATGGCAGAAGATGCCAAGTATGTAGCCTTGCGTTTGAGGAACGCTATGGCGCCATTGGGAAAGGATTCATTCACGTACATCACGTCGTCCCTGTTTCCGGAATTGGACAGGAGTATGAGGTAGATCCCGTCAATGATCTGAGCCCAGTGTGCCCGAATTGCCATGCAATGCTACACAAGCGAACGCCACCGTTGTCAATTCATGAACTGAAGAGAATGATCCAAGCCTCTGACGTTTAG
- the sppA gene encoding signal peptide peptidase SppA, giving the protein MNMPLGTGIGVWELFGPISGTGRLRDYTNAIEGLKNSRRIKSVIINVDSPGGLATASNGLYCAVSRLSAKKPVVAFVSGTCASGSYMASCAATKIVALPTAVVGSIGVLSVRPILQDLLNKVGIHVDVTKSGRLKDMGGFYREPTEEEKRKEEELITGFYNYFVSVVAKGRKMDEGKVKELATGEVFLGEKAKSLGLIDEVGDFDVAVDLAADLGKVARHLIPVRRRSSLSERLFLRFAGTAPEDFITAAESLLSRRIYYRS; this is encoded by the coding sequence ATGAATATGCCACTAGGGACAGGGATCGGTGTCTGGGAATTATTCGGCCCTATAAGCGGTACCGGCAGGTTGAGGGATTACACGAATGCGATCGAAGGTTTGAAGAATAGCCGCAGGATCAAGTCGGTTATCATCAATGTAGATTCGCCGGGGGGGCTGGCTACGGCTTCTAATGGCCTCTACTGCGCCGTTTCGAGGCTGTCGGCCAAGAAGCCGGTTGTGGCCTTCGTCAGCGGGACCTGCGCCTCGGGTTCCTACATGGCAAGCTGTGCTGCCACCAAGATTGTAGCCCTCCCCACAGCGGTGGTGGGGTCAATAGGCGTCCTCTCTGTCAGGCCCATATTGCAGGACTTGCTGAACAAGGTGGGTATCCACGTTGATGTCACCAAGAGCGGCCGCCTGAAGGATATGGGTGGTTTCTACCGGGAGCCGACTGAAGAGGAGAAGAGGAAGGAAGAGGAGCTCATCACTGGCTTTTACAACTATTTTGTCTCGGTTGTGGCTAAAGGCCGGAAGATGGATGAGGGTAAAGTGAAGGAACTGGCCACGGGAGAGGTTTTCCTGGGAGAGAAGGCCAAATCTCTGGGGCTTATTGATGAAGTGGGTGATTTTGACGTGGCCGTTGACCTGGCTGCTGATTTAGGCAAGGTGGCGCGCCACCTTATTCCGGTCAGACGGCGGTCCAGCTTGTCTGAAAGGCTTTTCTTGAGGTTTGCCGGTACTGCGCCTGAGGATTTCATAACTGCAGCTGAGTCTTTGCTCAGCCGCCGCATCTATTATCGCTCCTGA
- a CDS encoding B-box zinc finger protein: protein MKCAAHPNVETNLACGKCGIPICPKCLVQTPVGARCRDCAGVKRLPTYQITPLQYLKAAGLGLVLAIAIGIAWAWLRDLIPLFSASLLLSIALAAGAGYSIGEVLSRSVNRKRGTALQVIAGVGVALSYVVSNVGFSGDALTFFTYISLYDSSRYHGSCRPPALDRVPCSQER from the coding sequence ATGAAATGCGCCGCCCATCCTAATGTAGAGACCAACCTGGCCTGCGGAAAATGCGGCATCCCCATCTGTCCCAAGTGCCTGGTCCAGACCCCTGTAGGTGCCCGGTGCAGAGACTGCGCCGGGGTCAAGCGTCTGCCCACCTACCAGATCACGCCTCTCCAATACCTCAAGGCTGCCGGCCTGGGGTTAGTCCTGGCTATCGCCATTGGCATAGCGTGGGCATGGCTCCGCGACCTGATACCCCTGTTCTCCGCCAGTCTTCTCCTCAGCATTGCGTTGGCCGCCGGTGCAGGTTATTCGATAGGAGAGGTGCTCAGTCGCTCCGTGAACCGCAAGCGTGGCACAGCCCTACAGGTTATCGCCGGCGTTGGCGTCGCCTTGAGCTACGTCGTGAGCAACGTGGGCTTCTCGGGAGATGCCCTGACCTTCTTTACCTACATCAGCCTGTACGATAGCAGTAGGTATCATGGTAGCTGTCGTCCGCCTGCGCTAGACAGAGTCCCATGCTCTCAGGAGCGATAA
- a CDS encoding restriction endonuclease produces MAIPDYQSLMLPLLQFAEARNEEISTYEAVDALSTQLGLTEADLEEMLPSGVQRTFVNRVGWATTYMKKAGLLEPTRRGYFRITPGGQDLLKTNPAKINVKLLKRYPEFQVFQQLKGTRRGEKMKASREPPDMSTATPSEALETAYENLREELVDELLAKLKKSSPPFFEQIVVELLVKMGYGGSRADAGKAIGRTGDEGIDGIIKEDKLGLDVIYIQAKRWDTNAVGRPDVMQFAGALQAQKATKGIFITTSRFTDDSRNYVSQIGSKIVLIDGDQLSQLMIDHDVGVSTVSLYPVKKIDADYFEESI; encoded by the coding sequence ATGGCGATCCCTGACTACCAGAGTCTGATGCTGCCGTTGCTTCAATTCGCGGAAGCACGAAACGAGGAAATTTCAACGTATGAGGCAGTTGATGCGCTTTCTACCCAACTGGGTCTTACCGAAGCGGACCTAGAGGAAATGCTTCCGAGCGGTGTCCAACGCACGTTCGTTAACCGTGTTGGATGGGCCACGACGTACATGAAGAAGGCTGGATTGCTTGAACCCACCCGCAGGGGTTACTTCCGAATCACACCGGGGGGTCAAGACCTCCTTAAGACAAACCCTGCGAAGATCAACGTTAAGCTGCTGAAGCGGTATCCCGAATTCCAGGTGTTCCAGCAACTCAAGGGAACGCGCCGTGGTGAGAAGATGAAAGCTTCAAGGGAACCCCCTGACATGTCAACCGCTACGCCCTCCGAGGCACTTGAGACTGCCTATGAGAATCTCCGCGAAGAGCTGGTCGATGAACTGCTTGCCAAGCTCAAGAAGTCGTCCCCGCCATTCTTCGAACAGATCGTTGTCGAGTTGCTCGTGAAGATGGGCTACGGCGGCTCGCGTGCTGATGCAGGAAAGGCTATAGGACGGACAGGGGACGAAGGCATCGATGGAATAATCAAAGAAGACAAGCTTGGTCTCGATGTCATTTATATTCAGGCGAAACGCTGGGACACCAATGCTGTCGGCAGACCTGACGTCATGCAGTTTGCCGGCGCATTGCAGGCACAAAAGGCTACGAAAGGCATCTTCATCACGACCTCCAGATTCACGGATGATTCCCGAAACTACGTTTCTCAAATCGGAAGTAAGATTGTCTTGATTGACGGCGACCAGTTATCCCAGCTAATGATCGACCATGACGTCGGTGTATCGACGGTTTCGCTCTATCCAGTAAAAAAGATAGACGCGGACTATTTCGAAGAAAGCATCTAG